TTAAGATGCAACCAGACTCTTGGTTGTTGATAACATGATAATAAAAATCCACTATCAGAGGCAGCCTCCTTCTCCCGTTACCTGTTTCCCTCCAGCTGGCAGACGTATTTCACCATCGGGGTCCAGTCGAAGGCTTCCGGATCCTTCTTCAGCCACTTTTGCATCTCTTCCTGGTTCTCCTCAAGGAAATCGGTGGCAATGATTTCTTGGAAGGACTCACAGGCGGAGAGGAGTTGGTAGATGGAGGGCCCACTGCCAATGTCAATGAGGATCTCCCCTCGGATGCCATCTGCATTTCAAAGAAACCATGAGATCCTCCTCTCCCCTGTCCCtggtctccccttccttccttccttccttccttccttccttccttccttccttccttccttggtcaTTGCTGTTTGGAATATTATTCTTTTCTGCCCAAGGCAACCAGTTACATCTCTTT
This portion of the Sceloporus undulatus isolate JIND9_A2432 ecotype Alabama unplaced genomic scaffold, SceUnd_v1.1 scaffold_9810, whole genome shotgun sequence genome encodes:
- the LOC121918376 gene encoding nicotinamide N-methyltransferase-like, encoding MEGDFTGKEAYQKHFHAKDYLKTYMSFGSADSSGCDVAFSDVMDKLHKAFTKDGIRGEILIDIGSGPSIYQLLSACESFQEIIATDFLEENQEEMQKWLKKDPEAFDWTPMVKYVCQLEGN